In Allomuricauda ruestringensis DSM 13258, the following proteins share a genomic window:
- the mgrA gene encoding L-glyceraldehyde 3-phosphate reductase has protein sequence MDYRPNKNRYNKMTYNRCGDSGLLLPAFSLGLWHNFGQTDSFDTARTIVQKAFDAGITHFDLANNYGPPPGSAETTFGKILKSDLAQYRDEIIVSTKAGWKMWEGPYGDFGSKKYLVSSLDQSLKRMGLDYVDIYYHHRPDPNTPLEETMGTLDLIVRQGKALYVGISSYNAVETKAALKILKEMGTPCLIHQPRYSMFDRWIEEDGLLDLLGNEGVGSIVFSPLEQGLLTNKYLHGIPESSRAASGRGNGALEVDQITPKKLEIVARLNNVAKERGQSLAQMALSWVKRDPRVTSVLLGVSRPEQLEDSLRALQNPDFDQEELSTIENILSGKG, from the coding sequence ATGGATTACCGACCGAACAAGAATAGATATAATAAAATGACTTATAATCGCTGTGGCGATAGCGGTTTATTGCTACCTGCTTTTTCCCTCGGCCTCTGGCATAACTTTGGTCAGACGGATAGTTTTGATACTGCCCGGACCATAGTGCAAAAGGCATTCGATGCAGGTATCACCCATTTTGATCTTGCAAACAATTATGGTCCCCCACCTGGTTCGGCCGAAACTACTTTTGGTAAAATCTTAAAATCGGATTTGGCCCAATACAGGGATGAAATAATTGTGAGCACCAAAGCAGGGTGGAAGATGTGGGAGGGTCCTTATGGTGATTTTGGCTCCAAAAAATACTTGGTCTCCAGTTTAGACCAGAGTTTAAAACGGATGGGGTTGGATTATGTAGATATTTACTATCACCACCGTCCGGACCCAAACACACCTTTAGAGGAAACCATGGGAACTCTAGATTTAATAGTTCGGCAAGGGAAGGCACTTTATGTTGGAATATCCAGTTACAATGCAGTTGAAACAAAGGCTGCCCTAAAAATATTAAAAGAAATGGGAACCCCATGCTTAATACATCAACCTAGATATTCCATGTTCGATAGGTGGATAGAAGAAGATGGTTTGTTGGATCTGTTGGGGAATGAAGGTGTTGGAAGCATTGTGTTTTCACCCTTGGAGCAAGGGTTGTTGACCAACAAATATCTTCACGGAATTCCAGAATCATCCAGAGCTGCTTCTGGGCGTGGAAACGGTGCTTTGGAGGTTGATCAAATCACTCCAAAAAAGCTAGAGATTGTAGCAAGATTAAACAATGTGGCAAAAGAAAGAGGTCAAAGCTTGGCCCAAATGGCACTTTCATGGGTAAAGCGGGATCCAAGGGTTACGTCCGTCTTATTGGGGGTTAGTAGACCCGAACAATTGGAAGACTCGTTACGGGCTTTGCAAAATCCTGATTTTGACCAAGAGGAATTGAGCACAATCGAAAATATCCTTTCAGGTAAAGGATAA
- a CDS encoding NIPSNAP family protein: MKEVFSILFILMLNFNVTAQEQVYELRTYELEFGRPEQILHDYFKDAFIPAMNRQGIKNIGVFEEVGERLPKKIYVLIPYGDITTFQKSKELLVKDKKYMEDAGTYLKVAESLIPYSRISTDLIQSTTGFPSLHKPADNADFFELRIYESYNEDALRRKVKMFNESEFSIFEDVGLPTVFFGSNIAGNNMPCLTYMLAFKDKQAHSEAWSKFGPHPEWKRISNLEEYANAMNSIIRVFLKPVSYSQL, encoded by the coding sequence ATGAAAGAAGTTTTTTCCATACTGTTTATTTTGATGCTGAACTTCAATGTTACGGCCCAAGAGCAAGTGTATGAACTGAGGACCTATGAGTTGGAATTTGGTAGGCCAGAACAGATACTTCACGATTATTTTAAGGATGCATTCATACCGGCCATGAATCGCCAGGGAATCAAAAATATTGGTGTGTTTGAAGAAGTAGGGGAGCGTTTGCCAAAAAAAATATATGTGCTCATTCCTTATGGTGATATCACTACATTTCAAAAAAGCAAGGAGTTATTGGTCAAGGACAAAAAGTATATGGAAGATGCCGGTACTTACCTTAAAGTAGCTGAAAGCTTAATCCCGTACAGTAGAATTTCCACTGATCTTATTCAGTCTACAACTGGTTTTCCAAGCCTTCATAAACCAGCGGACAATGCAGACTTTTTTGAACTTAGAATTTACGAAAGTTACAATGAGGACGCCCTCCGAAGAAAGGTCAAAATGTTCAATGAAAGTGAATTCAGCATTTTTGAAGATGTTGGCCTTCCCACTGTATTTTTTGGTTCTAACATTGCCGGGAACAATATGCCATGCCTAACCTACATGTTGGCATTCAAAGATAAGCAGGCCCACTCGGAAGCATGGAGCAAATTCGGGCCTCATCCGGAATGGAAGCGAATCTCTAATTTGGAAGAATATGCAAATGCCATGAACAGTATTATACGGGTGTTCTTAAAGCCAGTTTCGTACTCCCAATTATAG
- a CDS encoding group III truncated hemoglobin has product MVQKKEIQSLEEIKQLVDLFYGKVRKDPLLADIFNAVIKDNWPIHLEKMYRFWQTVLLQEHTYQGSPFAPHAKLRVNKEHFNRWKQLFFETVDENFHGEKAEEAKFRAEKMAEMFQLKIEYFNKNT; this is encoded by the coding sequence ATGGTGCAAAAAAAGGAAATCCAAAGCTTGGAGGAGATAAAGCAATTGGTAGACCTCTTTTATGGAAAAGTCCGAAAAGACCCCTTATTGGCAGATATATTCAATGCTGTCATAAAGGACAATTGGCCTATCCATTTAGAGAAAATGTATCGCTTTTGGCAAACAGTATTATTACAGGAGCATACCTACCAAGGCAGCCCTTTTGCTCCTCATGCCAAGCTTCGTGTTAACAAAGAGCATTTTAATCGGTGGAAACAATTATTTTTTGAGACTGTTGATGAAAACTTTCATGGAGAAAAAGCTGAGGAAGCTAAATTTAGGGCCGAAAAAATGGCTGAAATGTTCCAGTTGAAGATCGAATATTTCAATAAAAACACCTGA
- the ric gene encoding iron-sulfur cluster repair di-iron protein produces MNDTLDKTIGQMVAEDYRTAQIFKNHKIDFCCKGNRTLQEVAEKKGLDLNSLVQELDAVQNQVQSDQPDFKTWPLDLLADYIEKKHHRYVEQQIPILKQYLNKLCKVHGERHPELLDIFEHFNASAGELAMHMKKEELVLFPWIRKMVSGPTNGASFEQPHFGTVKNPIKMMMEEHDNEGERFRKIAELSHDYTPPADACNTYRVAFSLLQEFEEDLHRHIHLENNILFPKAEILENNVLSN; encoded by the coding sequence ATGAACGATACCTTGGATAAAACAATAGGGCAAATGGTAGCAGAGGATTACCGAACAGCCCAGATATTTAAAAACCACAAAATAGACTTCTGCTGTAAGGGCAACCGCACGCTCCAAGAGGTTGCGGAGAAAAAAGGCCTGGATTTGAACAGTTTGGTTCAAGAGCTCGATGCAGTACAAAATCAAGTCCAAAGTGACCAACCCGATTTTAAAACCTGGCCTTTAGATCTTTTGGCCGACTATATTGAAAAAAAACACCATCGGTATGTGGAGCAACAAATTCCAATTCTAAAACAATACCTGAACAAGCTTTGCAAGGTACACGGAGAGCGTCATCCTGAATTGCTCGATATTTTTGAACATTTCAATGCGTCTGCGGGTGAACTGGCCATGCACATGAAAAAAGAAGAACTGGTACTCTTTCCTTGGATACGTAAAATGGTGAGTGGCCCTACAAATGGGGCATCTTTTGAACAGCCGCATTTTGGAACCGTTAAAAACCCTATCAAAATGATGATGGAAGAACACGACAATGAAGGTGAGCGTTTCCGAAAAATTGCTGAATTGAGCCATGATTATACGCCTCCGGCAGATGCATGCAACACCTATCGGGTAGCTTTTTCACTTTTACAGGAATTTGAAGAAGACCTCCACCGCCACATTCATTTGGAGAACAACATCCTCTTCCCCAAGGCTGAAATTTTGGAAAACAACGTATTAAGCAACTGA
- a CDS encoding RrF2 family transcriptional regulator, producing the protein MFSKACEYGIRSAVYIALQSLDGRRVSVNEIAEEIDSPIAFTAKILQLLSRNDIIHSVKGPTGGFEIARKDMDTVKLNMIVKAIDGDKIYVGCGLGLKECNAQKPCPLHDKFVDIRTDLSKMLKSTNLYELATGLEVGLTYLKR; encoded by the coding sequence ATGTTTTCAAAAGCCTGTGAATATGGTATCCGGTCAGCGGTTTATATTGCCCTGCAATCCTTGGATGGAAGACGTGTCAGTGTAAATGAAATTGCTGAGGAAATAGATTCGCCCATAGCTTTTACGGCCAAGATTTTGCAACTACTCTCTAGGAACGACATCATCCACTCCGTTAAAGGGCCCACTGGTGGGTTTGAAATTGCTCGGAAAGATATGGATACGGTAAAATTGAACATGATTGTCAAAGCCATTGATGGTGACAAGATTTATGTGGGCTGTGGTCTGGGACTCAAGGAGTGCAATGCTCAAAAGCCCTGCCCCCTGCACGACAAATTTGTTGATATCCGTACCGATTTAAGCAAGATGCTGAAAAGTACCAATTTATATGAACTGGCCACGGGCTTGGAGGTTGGGTTGACCTATTTGAAACGATAA
- a CDS encoding ABC transporter permease produces MLKILKYSFYDLIRSRWSYVYFLFYLALGFVLLFLNNDVSKAVITLMNVIIVLIPLIGTIFGVMYYYNSREFTELLLAQPIKRSSIFMGQYFGVAGSLTLSLVLGLGIPFVLYGLLRSNAIFDFSLLLVTGAFLTFIFVGLSFVIAISNENKIKGFGYAVLLWLFLAVVYDGLFLMSLILFEEYPLDTYSMVATALNPIDLSRILILLKLDISALLGYTGAIFKKFFGTDLGFLISIAILLLWTILPILGLRYKAGKKDF; encoded by the coding sequence ATGCTTAAAATATTAAAATACAGTTTTTACGATTTGATACGTAGCCGTTGGAGCTACGTGTATTTTTTGTTTTACCTCGCCCTTGGGTTTGTTTTGTTGTTCTTGAACAACGATGTCTCCAAGGCCGTGATCACCCTAATGAACGTGATTATTGTCCTAATTCCTTTGATAGGAACCATTTTTGGAGTGATGTACTACTACAATTCCCGAGAATTTACTGAACTTTTATTGGCGCAGCCCATAAAACGGAGTTCCATTTTTATGGGGCAGTATTTTGGTGTGGCAGGTTCATTGACGCTGAGTCTGGTGTTAGGGCTGGGGATTCCATTTGTGCTGTATGGGCTTTTGCGAAGCAATGCTATTTTTGATTTTTCCCTTTTACTGGTCACCGGGGCCTTTCTCACCTTTATTTTTGTGGGGCTTTCCTTTGTGATTGCCATTTCCAACGAAAACAAGATAAAGGGATTTGGCTACGCCGTACTGCTCTGGCTATTCTTGGCCGTGGTTTATGACGGACTGTTCCTGATGTCCCTGATTCTGTTTGAAGAATATCCCTTGGATACTTATTCCATGGTGGCTACTGCGCTAAATCCAATAGATCTTTCTAGAATTTTGATACTGCTCAAGTTGGATATTTCAGCACTATTAGGGTATACCGGTGCCATTTTCAAAAAGTTTTTTGGGACCGACCTAGGTTTTCTGATTTCCATAGCAATTCTTTTATTATGGACCATTCTGCCTATCTTGGGCTTACGCTATAAAGCTGGAAAAAAGGATTTTTAA
- a CDS encoding ABC transporter ATP-binding protein, whose protein sequence is MTIAINNLHKRFGKNQVLKGIDLSIDEGRIYAILGPNGSGKTTLIKSILGMVIPDKGEISVLEQSIKKGWKYRKKIDYLPQIANFPPNIKVKELINMIKDLRNSPSSEAELIELFGLEPFLNKKLSTLSGGTKQKVNIVLTFMFDSPLIILDEPTTGLDPKALIRLKELIQKEKAQGKTILITSHIMQFVEEMADEILYLLEGEIYFKGSIQELLEQTKQTNFEHAIAAITTTDSHA, encoded by the coding sequence ATGACCATTGCAATAAACAACCTTCATAAGCGATTTGGCAAAAACCAAGTGTTGAAAGGAATAGACCTGTCCATTGACGAAGGCCGCATTTATGCCATCCTTGGTCCCAATGGATCGGGAAAAACCACCTTGATCAAGAGTATTCTGGGTATGGTAATTCCCGATAAAGGAGAAATATCCGTGTTGGAACAATCCATTAAAAAAGGATGGAAGTACCGCAAAAAAATCGACTACCTGCCCCAGATTGCCAATTTTCCTCCGAATATCAAGGTCAAGGAATTGATTAATATGATCAAAGATCTAAGAAACAGCCCAAGTTCCGAAGCAGAGCTTATCGAGCTCTTTGGTTTGGAACCTTTTCTAAACAAAAAACTATCCACCTTATCTGGGGGTACCAAGCAAAAGGTGAACATTGTATTGACCTTTATGTTTGACAGTCCCCTGATTATTTTGGATGAACCCACCACAGGTTTAGATCCCAAAGCATTGATTCGTTTAAAAGAATTGATTCAAAAAGAAAAGGCCCAAGGCAAAACTATTTTAATCACTTCGCACATTATGCAGTTTGTGGAAGAAATGGCCGATGAAATCCTATACCTACTGGAAGGTGAGATTTATTTCAAGGGAAGTATCCAGGAACTCTTGGAACAGACCAAACAAACCAATTTTGAACATGCCATTGCGGCCATAACAACCACCGATAGCCATGCTTAA
- a CDS encoding nitrous oxide reductase family maturation protein NosD, producing MGFQIGLANTWTVCSTCENSSIKETILRAAPHDTLLIEKGTYKEFEILVDKPLVIKGIDYPIVDGEKKGEIFRITSDDVTLDGLFIINVGVSYTKDNAAIRVVQSKNFLIQNMVLEQLFFGIYLEKSSHGKVFHNRIIGEAVDEYNSGNGIQLWYSSDVEVAKNHVQGTRDGIYLEFSDRITISDNVSMDNLRYGLHFMFSNHDVYTRNTFENNGAGVAVMFSKFITMKNNTFRKNWGTAAYGMLLKEITDAEIVGNTFEENTIGINIEGSNRIKYADNDFISNGWAIRVVGACYTNSFKGNNFLYNSFDISYNSKLNDNVFEGNFWSSYTGYDLDKDGIGDVPYRPVKLFSYVVNRTPETIVLLRSLFMDIIDFSERVSPVFTPDNLKDAQPLMKIRP from the coding sequence ATGGGCTTTCAAATAGGTTTGGCAAACACCTGGACCGTTTGTAGTACCTGCGAAAACAGTTCCATCAAGGAAACAATTTTACGTGCTGCTCCCCACGACACCCTGTTGATCGAAAAAGGTACGTACAAGGAGTTTGAGATATTGGTGGACAAACCCTTGGTCATCAAAGGGATTGATTATCCCATTGTTGATGGCGAAAAAAAGGGAGAAATTTTTAGGATCACATCGGATGATGTTACGCTGGATGGACTGTTCATCATCAATGTAGGGGTTAGCTACACCAAGGACAATGCGGCCATACGGGTGGTGCAAAGCAAAAATTTTCTCATCCAGAATATGGTATTGGAGCAATTGTTCTTTGGTATCTATTTGGAAAAATCATCACACGGCAAGGTCTTTCACAATAGGATTATTGGCGAAGCTGTCGACGAATATAACTCGGGCAATGGCATTCAACTTTGGTACTCTTCGGACGTAGAAGTGGCCAAAAACCATGTCCAGGGTACTCGGGATGGTATCTATCTGGAATTTTCCGACCGAATAACCATCTCCGATAATGTGAGCATGGACAATCTCCGCTATGGGCTACATTTTATGTTTTCCAACCATGATGTGTATACCCGCAACACGTTCGAAAACAACGGTGCCGGGGTTGCCGTGATGTTCTCCAAGTTCATCACCATGAAAAACAACACTTTTCGCAAGAATTGGGGCACAGCGGCCTACGGCATGCTATTGAAAGAGATTACTGATGCTGAGATTGTGGGGAATACCTTCGAGGAAAATACCATCGGCATCAATATCGAGGGCTCTAACCGCATCAAGTACGCCGATAATGACTTTATAAGCAATGGCTGGGCCATACGAGTGGTCGGAGCCTGCTATACCAATAGTTTTAAAGGCAATAATTTTTTATACAACTCTTTTGATATCTCCTACAACAGCAAACTGAACGATAATGTGTTCGAGGGTAATTTCTGGAGCAGCTACACGGGTTATGACCTGGACAAAGATGGCATTGGGGATGTTCCCTATCGTCCTGTCAAGTTGTTTTCCTACGTGGTGAACCGTACTCCCGAGACCATTGTGCTTTTACGGAGCTTGTTCATGGATATTATTGATTTTTCCGAACGGGTATCCCCCGTTTTTACGCCCGATAATTTAAAAGATGCCCAACCTTTAATGAAAATACGACCATGA
- a CDS encoding pyridoxamine 5'-phosphate oxidase family protein, producing MSTIADLELVKCTGLLTDNYVGHLAYIANNEPHVVPSTYFFDQDEKSILCFASNGHRINALRKCNTVSFQVDSIKSFRNWQSVQVHGTFQELTGDCAKLCLKRFAEGVQRTIDHENAERPHFLSHFSGKLQEAEMPVVYRIAVSKITGKSVRDFT from the coding sequence ATGAGTACAATCGCAGATTTGGAACTAGTAAAATGCACCGGACTTTTAACAGACAATTATGTGGGACACCTGGCCTACATTGCCAACAATGAACCCCATGTAGTACCATCAACTTATTTTTTTGACCAGGATGAAAAGAGTATTTTGTGTTTTGCATCCAACGGGCATCGGATAAATGCCCTCAGAAAATGCAATACAGTTTCTTTTCAAGTGGATAGTATCAAATCGTTTCGTAATTGGCAATCGGTACAAGTACATGGTACTTTTCAAGAGCTTACTGGAGATTGTGCCAAATTATGTTTAAAACGTTTTGCGGAAGGCGTACAGCGAACCATAGACCATGAAAATGCTGAACGTCCCCATTTTTTAAGTCACTTTTCCGGAAAATTGCAAGAAGCGGAAATGCCCGTGGTATACCGTATTGCAGTATCCAAAATAACAGGAAAGTCAGTAAGGGATTTTACATAA
- a CDS encoding nitrous oxide reductase accessory protein NosL: protein MKSSIILLLAIFGFSTGCTVSPKPIDYGHVGCHYCSMTIVDKQHAAQLVTKKGKVFNFDAVECMMNQLKEEDESAMALFLVNDFDQPGTLVDATAATYLISENIPSPMGEYLSAFKNEKAAKETMTNQGGKLFTWVEIKNQFKL from the coding sequence ATGAAATCATCCATTATATTATTGCTTGCAATCTTTGGCTTTAGCACCGGTTGTACCGTAAGTCCAAAACCCATTGATTATGGGCATGTGGGCTGTCATTATTGCAGCATGACCATTGTGGACAAACAACATGCCGCGCAATTGGTGACCAAAAAAGGCAAGGTCTTTAATTTTGATGCCGTTGAATGCATGATGAACCAATTAAAGGAGGAAGATGAATCCGCCATGGCCCTTTTCTTGGTCAATGATTTTGACCAACCCGGAACCTTGGTAGATGCCACAGCTGCCACCTATTTGATCAGTGAGAATATTCCTAGTCCCATGGGTGAATATCTGAGTGCCTTTAAGAATGAAAAAGCTGCTAAGGAAACTATGACCAACCAAGGTGGCAAACTTTTTACATGGGTGGAAATTAAAAACCAATTTAAACTTTGA
- the nosZ gene encoding Sec-dependent nitrous-oxide reductase gives MKIYSHLITALGATLLLVSCGQQNQSSNGALSSSAAEKVYVAPGEQDEFYAFMSGGYSGNLTVYGLPSGRMFKEIPVFSQFPTSGYGYSEETKPMLNTSHGFVPWDDAHHPDISQTNGELDGRWIFINGNNTPRIARISLSTFETEEIIEVPNSAGNHSSSFITENTEYVVAGTRFSVPIPQRDIPINEYKSNFKGSLSFISVDPEHGHMDIKFQLMMPGFNYDLSHPGRGKSHGWFFFTTYNTEEAHTLQEVNSSQNDKDFIAAVNWKKIEEYVNNGGGTKVPAEYAHNIYDESTHTATTTMKKEVLTVDPLKVPGAVYFLPTPKSPHGCDVDPSGQYIIGNGKLSADLTVHSFDKMIAAIEGEKFDGEAYGIPILKFEDVLAGQVKSGGLGPLHTEFDGEGNAYTTFFISSEVVKWKLGTWEVIDRKPTYYSVGHLMIPGGNSRKPFGKYVVALNKITKDRYLPTGPEMEHSAQIYDISGEKMELIYDFPTHGEPHYAAGIPAEILAPKSKKIYRLDENKHPYAVLSPTDSKVVREGNEVHVYMSTIRSHFTPDNIEGIKVGDKVYFHITNHEQDFDVPHGFAMIGQNTSELLVMPGQTKTSVWEPKKVGVWPFYCTDFCSALHQEMQGYVRVSPANSNVELKWSLGE, from the coding sequence ATGAAAATCTATAGTCATTTAATCACGGCCCTGGGAGCAACCTTATTACTGGTTTCATGCGGCCAACAAAACCAAAGTTCGAACGGTGCGTTGTCGTCCAGTGCTGCCGAAAAAGTATACGTAGCTCCAGGTGAGCAAGATGAATTTTACGCCTTTATGTCGGGCGGTTATAGCGGAAATCTTACTGTTTATGGATTACCTTCTGGAAGAATGTTCAAGGAAATACCGGTATTCTCGCAATTCCCAACATCAGGTTATGGCTACTCCGAAGAAACCAAACCGATGCTCAACACTTCGCATGGTTTTGTACCTTGGGACGATGCCCACCACCCGGACATATCACAGACCAATGGTGAATTGGATGGCCGTTGGATTTTTATCAACGGAAACAATACGCCCAGAATTGCACGTATCAGCCTAAGCACTTTTGAGACCGAAGAAATCATTGAGGTACCCAATAGTGCAGGTAACCACAGTTCCTCCTTTATAACCGAAAACACCGAATACGTAGTGGCGGGAACCCGTTTCTCTGTTCCCATTCCACAAAGGGACATCCCCATCAATGAATACAAAAGCAATTTTAAAGGGTCGTTGTCCTTTATCAGCGTAGACCCGGAACACGGTCACATGGACATCAAATTCCAGTTGATGATGCCCGGTTTCAACTATGACCTTTCCCATCCAGGAAGGGGAAAATCCCATGGTTGGTTCTTCTTCACTACCTATAACACAGAAGAGGCACACACCCTTCAAGAAGTAAATTCCTCTCAAAACGACAAGGATTTTATTGCCGCTGTCAACTGGAAGAAAATTGAGGAATATGTGAACAATGGCGGAGGTACCAAGGTGCCCGCCGAATACGCCCACAATATATACGATGAAAGTACCCATACAGCTACCACTACCATGAAAAAAGAGGTGTTGACGGTAGATCCATTAAAAGTTCCCGGGGCTGTTTACTTTTTGCCCACCCCAAAATCTCCCCACGGTTGCGATGTAGATCCCTCCGGACAGTATATTATTGGTAATGGTAAACTCTCCGCAGACTTGACTGTACACTCCTTTGATAAAATGATTGCCGCCATTGAAGGCGAAAAATTTGATGGAGAAGCGTATGGAATCCCTATTCTTAAGTTTGAAGATGTACTGGCAGGACAGGTGAAAAGTGGCGGATTGGGCCCACTACATACCGAGTTTGATGGAGAAGGAAATGCCTACACCACTTTCTTTATCTCTTCCGAAGTAGTAAAATGGAAATTAGGAACTTGGGAGGTCATTGACAGGAAACCTACATACTATTCCGTAGGTCACTTGATGATTCCCGGAGGGAACTCGAGAAAACCTTTCGGCAAATATGTTGTGGCACTAAACAAGATTACCAAAGACAGGTATTTGCCCACAGGACCTGAAATGGAACACTCAGCCCAGATTTACGACATCTCTGGTGAAAAAATGGAATTGATCTATGATTTCCCTACGCACGGTGAACCTCACTATGCCGCAGGAATCCCAGCTGAGATTTTGGCGCCTAAATCCAAGAAAATATATAGATTGGATGAGAACAAACATCCCTATGCCGTATTGTCTCCCACCGACTCTAAAGTGGTACGTGAAGGAAACGAGGTACATGTATATATGTCCACCATCAGAAGTCACTTTACCCCAGATAACATTGAAGGAATCAAGGTTGGTGACAAGGTGTATTTCCATATTACCAACCACGAACAGGATTTTGATGTTCCGCACGGTTTTGCAATGATAGGGCAAAACACCTCCGAGCTTCTGGTTATGCCAGGACAGACCAAAACTTCGGTTTGGGAACCTAAAAAAGTTGGAGTATGGCCATTCTATTGTACGGATTTCTGTTCTGCACTGCATCAAGAAATGCAAGGATATGTTAGGGTTTCCCCCGCTAACTCCAATGTAGAGCTTAAATGGTCACTTGGTGAATAA
- a CDS encoding fasciclin domain-containing protein — translation MKSTIKLSMMGLFSLFTLISSCKNRSQNETKDSNQNETIDVSENNKGQAFIEDDESTPNVLQIAIGSADHSTLVAAVQAADLENVLVNAGPLMVFAPTNAAFDALPEGTVEDLLKPENKDALTNILKYHVTPGNYSKDFLMNFKKLGQANNQNVAVEVKDNEVYVGGAKIIASITAGNGIVHVVDKVILPPTQ, via the coding sequence ATGAAATCGACCATTAAACTCAGTATGATGGGATTGTTCTCACTGTTCACACTTATCAGCAGTTGTAAAAACAGATCTCAAAACGAAACAAAGGATTCCAATCAAAACGAGACCATAGATGTTTCGGAAAACAACAAGGGGCAAGCCTTTATAGAGGATGATGAATCCACGCCCAATGTGTTACAAATTGCCATTGGGTCGGCAGATCATAGTACGTTGGTCGCTGCTGTTCAAGCGGCAGATTTGGAAAATGTATTGGTCAATGCTGGTCCGCTGATGGTTTTCGCCCCTACCAATGCCGCTTTTGATGCATTGCCCGAAGGTACCGTGGAAGACCTATTGAAACCAGAAAACAAAGATGCCCTGACCAATATTCTTAAATATCATGTAACCCCCGGCAACTACTCAAAGGACTTTTTGATGAATTTCAAAAAATTGGGCCAAGCCAATAATCAAAACGTAGCCGTTGAGGTAAAGGATAACGAGGTTTATGTGGGTGGTGCCAAAATAATTGCAAGTATAACGGCAGGAAACGGAATCGTCCATGTAGTGGACAAGGTAATCCTACCTCCTACTCAATAA
- a CDS encoding c-type cytochrome has product MKAIVKSMALLFALIMISCGGKKEEKKEEGFSVQRKKAQTEQPAETSSTDEVKPSERVDMTTKGVGPVTSVELSAEIDQAMAENGKKVYDQMCLACHRIGKKFIGPPPNGILERRTPEWVMNMILNPQEMVQQDPLAKDLLQEFNGSPMSNQGLTEDQARAILEYFRTLE; this is encoded by the coding sequence ATGAAAGCAATAGTAAAAAGTATGGCCCTGCTCTTCGCCCTTATAATGATTAGTTGTGGTGGAAAGAAAGAGGAAAAAAAAGAGGAAGGCTTTAGCGTACAACGCAAAAAGGCACAAACAGAACAACCGGCCGAAACCAGTTCCACTGATGAAGTTAAACCTTCAGAGCGAGTGGACATGACCACAAAGGGAGTTGGCCCCGTTACATCTGTTGAATTATCGGCAGAAATTGACCAAGCCATGGCGGAAAACGGTAAAAAGGTATATGACCAAATGTGCTTGGCCTGCCACAGAATCGGTAAAAAATTCATTGGCCCTCCCCCTAACGGAATATTGGAAAGAAGAACTCCTGAATGGGTCATGAACATGATTTTGAATCCTCAGGAAATGGTACAGCAAGATCCTTTGGCAAAAGACCTCTTGCAGGAGTTCAACGGGTCGCCAATGTCCAACCAAGGACTCACGGAAGATCAGGCCAGAGCCATTCTTGAATATTTTAGAACCTTAGAATAA
- a CDS encoding RrF2 family transcriptional regulator, translating to MLSNSSKYAIKGVLYLALNSDENHKVMVRDIFEVVHVPEAYLAKLLQELSRHGVISSTRGPKGGFYLSEDDRKRTLMDIIKVIDGDRRVHSCVMGISNCDMNNPCVLHKLVGANKSKFINVLENTTILDLVDGKQNIEEFFPL from the coding sequence ATGCTTTCCAATTCATCCAAATATGCCATTAAAGGGGTACTCTATTTAGCTTTGAACTCCGATGAGAACCATAAAGTCATGGTCAGGGATATTTTTGAGGTAGTGCATGTACCGGAAGCTTATTTGGCAAAATTATTACAGGAATTATCCCGACATGGCGTCATATCATCAACCCGGGGACCCAAAGGAGGTTTCTATTTGAGCGAAGATGACCGAAAACGCACGCTAATGGATATCATAAAGGTTATTGATGGGGATAGGCGAGTGCATTCGTGTGTTATGGGTATCAGTAACTGTGATATGAACAATCCTTGCGTGCTCCATAAACTTGTAGGGGCCAATAAGTCTAAATTTATCAACGTTCTGGAAAATACGACCATTTTGGACTTGGTTGATGGAAAACAGAACATTGAGGAGTTTTTTCCATTATAG